The sequence GCCAGTAACAATTTCACTTCATCAACGTTTCGACCAGCTTTTTCACAGGCGTTTTTTATTCTGTTGTTGATGATTTCTAAGTTGTGGAGAATATCTTCTTTCATTTTAGACTTTGTGTTTAGCTTCCAATTTGTTAATCAATGCTGATTTGATTACGGTAAAAGTATAATCCTTAGCTTCAGCAAACGAAATTTCATATCTCCTATCAATATTTCTTAAATCTTCCGGAAATTTTGCGAGAAGACTGTCGTAAAAAGAATCCAGAAATTCTTGTGAAGGCATTTCGTATTTTATCTTCAGTTGAAAACGTCTGATAATAGCTGTATCAATGATTTCAGCGTGATTGGTGGCGCAAAGTAATAATGCATTTTCGGGATAATAATCAATCAACTGAATCAAAGTGTTGACTAATCTTCTCATTTCACCAACATCTTTATCGTCACTGCCACGAGCTTTCCCGATTTGATCGAGTTCATCAAGGAAAAGAACGGATCGTTCTCTTGCTGCTTTATCGAAAATCATTTTGATGTTTTGTGAAGTTTCACCAATTCTTGATGAAACGATATTGCTGAGGTTGAGGATGATGATATTTTTGCCCAAAGCATTTGCAATCGCCTTTGCAGTCATGGTTTTTCCGCAGCCTGAACTGCCTTCGAGAAGAATTTTATTGTTAACGGGAAGTCCGTATTCCTGCAATTCTTTAGCGTAGGTTTGTTCTTTGATGAGCTGTACAAACTGCTCTTTATTTTTAGGTTCAAGGAAAACATCATTGAGCGTTACTTCTTCTTTGTCTTGAATAATAAGATTGTACAGATTCATATTTTGCTTTGTTTAAACTTTTGTTGTGACAAAGATAATTCTTTAGAATATTTTGGTTGATAGGTGTTTTTTTTAAATATTGTCACTTCGAGTAGATTTTGAAAAAATCGTATCGAGAATTTTTCGATTTTATGATTGTAATTCTTTCACTGGTTCTTAATACATTTTTCATTATTTTATAATGAAAAACACTCAAACTGACGGAGTTTTCCAAGAAAATCATCATCCGAAAAATTAAAGAAAAAATCCTTTTGCCAATCCTGAGTTTTAGTGGCTTGTTTGTTTTCGGGAGAGTCCCAAGTTGGATAAACTCTGAAACCTCGCTTTCCATCTTTAGAAAGGGTAGTGAGAATGTTTTTTTGAATAAGAATTTCCTTTGAGAAGAAGAAGAATCCGGATTGGTCATCATTATCACAGAAGATAATGTAAAAATCAAAAGGATCTTCAGAAGTGAATGGTTCGGTTTGTTTGCTTTCAGGATTTCTTTTCCATAAAGTCACAAATTGTCCGATTTTCTTAGGAGTGATTTTAGCCTTTCTGAATTTAATGCTGAATTGATTTAATTGGAAACTGTGACCAAAATATTCTTCACATTCAGAATCTGGCTGGAGATGAGAAATGATTAAGTTGAGCTTAGAAAAAACTGAATTTTGAAGTTGCTCGAGTTCTGTAATCATTTTGTTATGTTTTTTTGCGCTGCTTTACTCCGGTTGAGTAAAACAGCGGGCAGTCATTGAGACTGCAAACATAAATAATACTAACTAATAAATTTGCTTTATAAGCTACTATTTTTTAGTTAATAATTATTGATTTTCTTTCTTTACAGTTGCGATGTAAGATGAAACTAATACTGCACATGTAGTTAATCCGATAATTGCGATCATAATTTTTGAATTTTTATTTATTTAAATATTTATTGCGAATTCTATAATGCAATATTACAGCTTTCAAATTGAATGTCAAATAAAAATATTATGATGTATATCAGTGTTTTATGTATGTTTAAATGCGTTTTTGGATGATTTTGCTATTGTTGTTTTGGATGGTTCTAGTGTGATATATTATGTATTTTAATTGTTTAATTCGTAAAAAAATGTGAATATGTTAATGTTTATGTATTTGTTGTTTTCAGGTTGACAATATCAAGGAAATGAAATGTAAAGCATATTAAATGTTTGAAACATTAAAAGCACCAATTTTTTAACATCAATTTTACAGCTTAACTCTTGGTTTTCCAAATGGGTTATAAGAAATTCCCACATTGAAATAGAAAGACGGTTTTGCATTGACGTCAAAAATAAAATCTCTCGGAGATTCATTCTTTTCAAAAATTCTTGATGATGGCGTGGCTCGGATTCCTGTTTTTAAAGT comes from Chryseobacterium sp. 3008163 and encodes:
- a CDS encoding MepB family protein, with the translated sequence MITELEQLQNSVFSKLNLIISHLQPDSECEEYFGHSFQLNQFSIKFRKAKITPKKIGQFVTLWKRNPESKQTEPFTSEDPFDFYIIFCDNDDQSGFFFFSKEILIQKNILTTLSKDGKRGFRVYPTWDSPENKQATKTQDWQKDFFFNFSDDDFLGKLRQFECFSL
- a CDS encoding AAA family ATPase, with the translated sequence MNLYNLIIQDKEEVTLNDVFLEPKNKEQFVQLIKEQTYAKELQEYGLPVNNKILLEGSSGCGKTMTAKAIANALGKNIIILNLSNIVSSRIGETSQNIKMIFDKAARERSVLFLDELDQIGKARGSDDKDVGEMRRLVNTLIQLIDYYPENALLLCATNHAEIIDTAIIRRFQLKIKYEMPSQEFLDSFYDSLLAKFPEDLRNIDRRYEISFAEAKDYTFTVIKSALINKLEAKHKV